A DNA window from Alligator mississippiensis isolate rAllMis1 chromosome 11, rAllMis1, whole genome shotgun sequence contains the following coding sequences:
- the LOC109284088 gene encoding sperm acrosome membrane-associated protein 4-like encodes MKVSALLLFLGCLCHPGESQNHRLRCYECGFEKLCEVKVVTCKEGDKCAIWKGLADHKVHDPIWSRGCAAAWNCGGREYLPGYLGSYRITSTCCSSDLCNAAPPAQLPPAIPTLLGLAAALGAWLPRAL; translated from the exons ATGAAGGTCTCAGCCCTGCTTCTGTTTCTGGGGTGTCTGTGCCACCCAG GGGAATCCCAAAATCACCGGCTGAGGTGCTACGAATGCGGCTTTGAGAAGCTGTGTGAGGTCAAGGTGGTGACGTGCAAAGAGGGAGACAAGTGCGCCATCTGGAAAGGACTGGCAG ATCACAAGGTCCACGACCCCATCTGGAGCCGGGGCTGCGCGGCAGCATGGAACTGCGGGGGCCGGGAGTACCTGCCCGGATACCTGGGCTCCTACCGCATCAcctccacctgctgcagctctgacctgTGCAATGCGGCCCCcccggcccagctccccccagcaatccccaccctgctgggcctggccgcTGCCCTGGGTGCTTGGCTGCCCCGTGCCCTCTGA
- the LY6G6C gene encoding lymphocyte antigen 6 complex locus protein G6c, producing the protein MNPQLGAVPGSRPSPTRERRGWTSPGAHEPGGGRNPPALRRPSLLTRGPSSSARLPRCSPRLASSSESEESQGLVCNVCKFKVGSLCFHRKDPCLVMDGQCEVIKAYIGHVKLFSKSGCTTNESMAQCNRTQQHDSIFDINYNRTCCPHDLCNGASPSSSTPPTRLLLAGLASTLTAALLL; encoded by the exons ctgggggcAGTGCCGGGATCACGCCCCAGCCCCACCCGGGAGCGGAGAGGCTGGACGAGCCCCGGCGCCCACGAGCCCGGGGGCGGCCGgaatcccccagccctgcggcgcccctcactcctgacccgcggcccctccagctctgcccgCCTCCCTCGCTGCTCACCACGACTAGCAAGCAGCAGCGAGTCAGAAGAAT CCCAGGGCCTGGTTTGCAATGTCTGCAAGTTCAAGGTGGGCTCCCTCTGCTTCCACCGCAAGGACCCATGTTTGGTCATGGATGGGCAGTGTGAAGTCATCAAGGCCTACATTG ggcacGTAAAGCTCTTCTCCAAGTCCGGCTGCACCACAAATGAAAGCATGGCCCAGTGCAACCGGACACAGCAGCACGATTCCATCTTTGATATCAACTACAACCGCACCTGCTGCCCCCACGACCTGTGCAATGGGGCCAGCCCCTCTTCCAGCACCCCACCCACCCGCCTCTTGCTGGCCGGCCTGGCCTCCACCCTCACTGCCGCCCTGCTGCTCTAG